Within Bactrocera oleae isolate idBacOlea1 chromosome 6, idBacOlea1, whole genome shotgun sequence, the genomic segment TTAAGCAGAAAAAATTAGTCAACAATCTGACAGTTCAATACATGTAAACAAACACAGTAATACATTGAGGTTAATACTATATTCAGCATATATACGCtcatttataacatttttattatatttatttacttttatttactttaaataattttttttttgttatatttggttctaatttaaaataataattcttaccTTACTATCATACTACAGATGTCGCTGTCAAAATCATAATTGCGCTGCCAGcacatacaaaatttattgttaCCACGCATATTATTATCGTGGtataagcagagaacgtatatcatatgtTCTCTGTATCGAATAccaacagagaacgtatatcatacgtatatattatgatcatatgatatacgttctctacGTATATATTATGAtcatatgatatacgttctctgataccAATCTCTCGATTTATACACAGTGTTGCCAGCTTGGTGGTTTCACCACTAAAACTAGTGGTTTTATTCTTCTACtagttggcaaaaaatttttagtGGTTAGTCGTTTTTTTAGTGATAAATAATACCCGCCAACGGTCAatacagaaaattaaatatataatggtaaatataatatacatatagtacTTTCTCTGTCTCTAAGATGTTCTAGCTTTTTTGGAAGTTTTCTCTACTATACAGTATAGGTATATAGTCTATAATCAGTTGTTTACTATATATAACAGATTACCGttttaatagaatatttttatcATAATAAGAGTGAGGAATTAATAGCTCAAATTGATGACCAGTGGTACCAAATTCACACTTTAACATGGAAAGAATATAAGGATACTAAGAAGTTTTGGTATGAAGTTTTGGCTTTTAAGTACGCACAAGGACATACAAGATTTAAAGATGACTTCTTTTTGATATTGCCTCACTCTTAAGCTGACGTTGAGAGACTTTTTAGTAGTATGAACATAATTAATAAGATGGATCTACGCATGTTGAGATCATAGTTAATGGTGAGAGCTGGCTTATTATTAGCTAAAAAATCATAATGTCATAATTATGATATACCAGATCATATCGTTCGGCAAATTGGAGCTAAAGATGCTTACCGATCTCAAAAAATTCAGCTAGAAGATACTGTCGGAGATTCTGTAGATGAAGATAATATTTTTAGCCACTAATTAAAAAgtgataattgaaaaaattttaatctctgTTATTAGTTTAATagcttgaaataatatttaatattttattatcgacatttttttatcatttatatttttaaaaggctttttaattaaaataattatttatataaaatagttttaacatTATTGCTTTCCTTTCcttcttattttatatatttgaattagtTAGCGTAGCTTGAGAGAGCGCTAGCGGTCTTTTAGTGGTttcagcagagaacgtaaatgatatacgttctctggtttcaGAGTCGGCGGAGGCGGTTTAGTGGTCTCTCGAAAAATTTTCTGGCAATACTGTTTATACAAAAGCATACCCATATGGTATCATTTGTTATCATGCAACcctttttttattgtgtaaataaatcaaaaatattaaatatcttaaatgtttttgttgttttccctAAAATAAGGGGGTATTAACAATTAATGGAGTGTTAATGGTTAAAAAAGTACACAGAACGAATCTGAAATTCAGTATAAGCTaagaaataacataacaaaaaccagaaaaattgttattcaaatttttgaactttgttaacaaatttattgaaaactatAATTTTGCCGCAAAAAAAAACTCGATAGCCCATATTTAAATTAATCCCAATTTGGGTATTGAGCGcgatgtatttatatatatatttagtatcaAATATGCTTAAAGagtgaaattgtaaaatatatatatatacatatatcaaagttttattaaatttatttaacatatagCATTAATAGACACTATAGTGATAATATGAACGCAGTTATAGCGCTCTGTCATTTTTGCGAGGCACATGGCCCGAGTGCTATATTTTGTACGCAAACATTACGAGATACTAAGCTTGAAGAACTGTCCTTGAATCAACAACAtgtagaaaataaactttgttcTGCATGCAATTCGTTAGGACAAACTAATGGCATGTACAGTACAGACACTGAAAGTGGCGCTACTTTTTTAAGCACACAGATAGCTGCTTTGCCGGATGTACAATTGCTGGTTAAACAGGCAGCTGTGAGAAGCCTCAGCTGCGAAATTAATTCCAATAAAGATGGaggttttgtattttttggcgACTCCTCAAGGGGACATGTGTTAAGTCACACATTTCAAGTGAACGATTTACAGGtaaatatcaattaaattattttatgcctTTTTTAATAGGTATTGCATTTCCTATTCTAGGCACGCGGATTCTACCAACTCTTCTCAATAATTGTTATTATGAAGGATAAGTATTTTCTCTTAAACACAAAACCATTTCTAGCAGAACATCTGCGCAAAATATCCGCCGACATACAAGCTTCTGCCAAGAAAATTAATGATGAGACAAAAGAATTACCGCGTCAACGTCGTTTATCCAGTGCACAAGTTTTGGTACAAACACCACGCTCTTTAGTAGAACTTACTGGCGaggaaaatatatttgcattctTGCATTCACATTTTTCATGGATATTGTTGGCCGGCTCACGATTTCTGACGGAACATGTGACTTTCGGCAATTTGCCGTGGTTACCACCGCAAAGCAGTGACCGTCCACCGCAACAGCGTTTGACTTATAACATAACACTGCCAATGATACAAAAGTACGAAGAAACCATTAATGATCCGGAGCGTG encodes:
- the BHD gene encoding folliculin; its protein translation is MNAVIALCHFCEAHGPSAIFCTQTLRDTKLEELSLNQQHVENKLCSACNSLGQTNGMYSTDTESGATFLSTQIAALPDVQLLVKQAAVRSLSCEINSNKDGGFVFFGDSSRGHVLSHTFQVNDLQARGFYQLFSIIVIMKDKYFLLNTKPFLAEHLRKISADIQASAKKINDETKELPRQRRLSSAQVLVQTPRSLVELTGEENIFAFLHSHFSWILLAGSRFLTEHVTFGNLPWLPPQSSDRPPQQRLTYNITLPMIQKYEETINDPEREEFYSLRHVKEVVRREFNTIVYCALTGIKIIVRGSSDRTLNFMLCLKKLLPEPMHNLMRIDAQHQHSISSDYKIISVSNEIAVPMACSSVYRVDFLDDSADGQKVCVKWPGELPRKWPDLMVKLMKAVDEKRFTPLVLNKQTRVLMEEWKNKVICLNQAKSSNGQAKLRKALGVQPQDQPLINYWSGHLQ